The Candidatus Dormiibacterota bacterium genome segment GTGGCGAGCACCCTGCCTCTCGAAACCGTCGAGTCGCACCTCTCCCGAATCTTCGCGCAGCGTCCCTGAGCCGGTCTGCCCTCTCGCGGTCCCGTTGATCGTCCGGACGTCTCTTTGCGTCGGCACCTCGAGAGTGGTTACAATCCCGCCGCTTCCTGGAGGCGCCTCCGACCCGCATGGCCTCGACCGAACGGAGCTTCTTCGACCTGTACGCGCAGAACTTCGCGCGGCTGACGGTCGCCATCCCGCGCGTGGCGCTGGCCGATCCGGCCGCCAACGCCCGGGAGATCGCGCGCCTGTACGCCGAGGCGGCCGACGACGGCGCGGCGCTCGTCCTGTTCCCCGAGCTGGCGCTCTCCGGCTATTCCCTGGACGACCTGCACCAGCAGGAGGCGCTGCTGCGGGGCGTGCTGGACGGCGTGCACGCCCTCCTCGAGGCGACCCGGAAGCGGCCGGCGGTCCTGGTCGCCGGGGCACCGCTGCGGCTCGAGGGGCGTCTGTTCAACTGCGCGGTCGTCCTGGCGGGCGGCCGCATCCTGGGAATCGTGCCGAAGACCTATATCCCGAACTACCGCGAGTTCTACGAGAAGCGGCAGTTCGCCTCGTCGCGCGACGCGCTGGCGCGGGAGGTGGAGTGCTGCGAGCAGAGCGCACCTCTGGGGGCCGACCTCCTGTTCCGCTGCGCCGAGAACCCGGATCTCACCCTGCACGTCGAGATCTGCGAGGACGTCTGGGCGCCGATCCCGCCCTCCACGTACGCCGCGCTGCGGGGGGCGACGGTGCTCGTCAACCTCTCCGCCTCGAACATCACCGTCGGCAAGACGGCCTACCGGCACGTCCTGGCGGCGAGCCAGTCGGGGCGCTGCATCGCGGCGTACCTGTACGCCGCCGCGGGACAGGGGGAATCGTCCACCGACCTGGCGTGGGACGGTCACGGCATGATCTACGAGAACGGCGATCTCCTCGCCGAGTCGGAGCGCTTCCTGGCCCGGAGCCAGCGGATCACCGCCGACGTCGACCTCGACCGCCTGGTGCAGGAGCGGATGCGGTTCACGTCGTTCGGAGACTGCGCGACGGCGCATGCCCGGGCCCTCGACGGCCTGCGGCTCGTCCCCTTCTCGTTCACGCCCCCGGCGGCGACCTTTCACCTGCGGCGACGGATCGAGCGGCACCCGTTCGTCCCCGCCGATCCGGACCGAAGGGACGAACGCTGCTACGAGGCCTGCAATATCCAGGTCTCCGCCCTGGAGCAGCGCCTGCGCGCCACCGGCATCAAGAAGGTCGTGATCGGCGCGAGCGGCGGACTCGATTCCACCCAGGCCCTGATCGTCGCGGCGCGTGTCATGGACCGGCTCGATCTGCCGCGCACGAACGTCCTGGCGTACGTCCTCCCCGGCTACGCCACGTCCGAGCGCACGCAGCAGAATGCCCTGCGTCTCCTCGAGGCGCTCGGCGTCACGGGACAGACCATCGACATCCGGCCGTCGTGCGACCAGATGCTCCGGGACATCGGTCACCCGTTCGCCGAGGGGAAGAAGGTCTACGACGTGACGTTCGAGAACGTGCAGGCGGGAGAACGCACGAGCCACCTGTTCCGGCTGGCCAACCGGCACGAGGCCCTGGTCGTCGGCACGGGCGACCTGAGCGAGCTGGCGCTGGGCTACTGCACCTACGGCGTCGGCGACCAGATGGCGCACTACGACGTGAACGCCTCCGTGCCGAAAACGCTGATCCGTCATCTCATCCAGTGGGCGGCCGACAGGAACGAGGTGGGAGACGCGGCATCCGCGGTGCTGCGCGACGTGCTGACGACCGCCATCAGCCCGGAGCTCGTCCCGGGCCACGACAACACGTCGCCGGCCCAGAGCACGGAGAAGACGATCGGCCCCTACGAACTGCACGACTTCAGCCTGTACTACCTCACCCGGCGCGGCTACCGCCCGGCCAAGGTGGCGTTCCTTCTGGCCTGCGCGTTCGGGCGCGACGTGCCCGGGGGCCCCGCCGACGGCCGCTACCCGACGGACGAGATCGGGCGCTGGCTCGGCGTCTTCCTCGATCGCTTCTTCCGCCAGAGCCAGTTCAAGCGCTCGGCGCTTCCGAACGGACCGAAGGTCGGCTCGGGCGGCTCTCTCTCACCTCGCAGCGACTGGCGCGCGCCGTCCGACAGCGCGGCTGCGCCGTGGCTGTCGGACCTGGAAGGGGCGATCGCCTGGATGACGCGCTCCCTGCCCGCCCGCAGGACGCCGGGACCGAAGACGGCCGGCGCGACCCGGAAATCCGCGGCCTCCTCACGGAGAGGGGGCCGCCGGGCGGGTCGCAGGCGCTGACGCTACCCCTTCGGGTCGTGGCAGACGGCCTCGATGTTGTTGCCGTCGGGATCGAGAACGAAGGCCCCGTAGTAGTGCGGGTGGTAATGCGCGCGCGGGCCCGGAGCGCCGTTGTCCTTCCCGCCCGCCTTCAGGGCGGCGGCGTGGAAGGCGTCGACGGCCTTGCGGTCGCGGCTCGCGAAGGCCAGGTGCACGCCCCTCGTGACCGCGTCGTCCTGGCCGATCCAGAGGTCGGTCTTGTCCCCCGCGCCGAGCCCCACGAATCCGGGGAACTCCTTGAGTCTTCGGTATCCGAGAGACTGGAGCGCCGCCTCATAGAAGCGCGCGCTCCTCTTGAGGTCCCTGACCCGCACCACCGCGTGATCGATCATCCTGGAATCCTCCTTGTGGGGAGCTCGATGATTTCGGCGGAGAGCGACGACCCGCTGACGCGCAGACGGGCGACCGCGATCGGGAGGTTGAACCGCCGGGGGCCGGCGCTGCCCGGGTTCAAGTACAGCACGCCTCTGCGTTCCTCGGCCAGCGGTCTGTGCGAATGGCCGCTGATGACCGCCCGGAACCCGGCCGCCACCGGATCGACGTCGAGTCCATGCAGATCGTGAAGGACGTAGAGATGGACGTCCCCGACCTCGACGACCTCCGTCTCGCCGAGGGTCCTCCCCCACTCGTCCGTGTCGTTGTTGCCGCGCACGGCCACCACCGGGGCCAGCGCGCGCAGGGCGTCCAGCACCTCCGGGGCGCCGATGTCCCCGGCGTGCACGATCAACTCCGAGCCGCGCAGCGCCTCGATCGCCTCGGGACGCACCAGACCGTGGGTGTCGGAGATCACCCCGATGGAGTGCCCTCCGCGGCTGGGGCCCAGGCCGGCCCGCATGGATGTCTCCCGGTTCAGACCCTGAGGCTGACGCTGACACCGTCCCGCAGCGGCAGGAGGGTGGTTTCGAGCTCCGCGTCGGCGTACAGGAGACGCGTCAGCTCGCGCACGCCGAGCGTGTTGTCGTCCTGGTGCTCGCTCGAGGCCACGCGGCCGGACCAGAGCATGTTGTCGCACACGAACAGCCCGCCCGGTCTCAGACGCGGCTTCATCAGCGGATGGACGCGCGGGTAGTCGCGCTTGTCGATGTCGCAGAAGATGATGTCGAAGGGACCGGGGTATCGCGGCAGGACCTCCAGTGCGTCCCCCTTCTCGATCACCACCTTCCCCATCAGACCGGCGCGCCCGAGGAAGCCGCGGGCGCTGGCGCAGTTTTCCGCCGAACCTTCGGTCAGCACGACCCGCCCGCCGTCCGGCAGCGCCCGGGCGAACCAGTATGCCGAGTAGCCGAACCCCGATCCGCACTCGAAGATGTCGCGAGCACCGATCGACCGGGCGAGGACGAAGAGCAACCGCCCGACCAGCGGGCCGACGATCGGAAACCGCCGACGATCGGCGAGACGCTCCATCTCGACCAGCACCTCCTCGGACGGCGGCAGGATGCGACGCAGGTATTCCTCGATGGCCGGGTTGACGATGTCCATGCCGGAGATCTTAGCACGCCGGATCGTCCCTGCCCGTCGTCTCCGCCACGGCGACCTCGTAGTGCCGCACGTGGGGATCCATCTCGAGGAGGAAGTCGCGGTCCTCCGGGAAGTAGACCGCCTTGTCGATATCGGCCCCGGCGAACGCCCGGATCGCGTCGAGCGACTCCCACAACGAGATGAACAGGAACCCGGCCCGCCCGTCGGCGACCCGCCTCAGGACGTAGACACCCCGGTTTCCAGGGGTCGCCCGACACTCCTTCACGCCGGTCTTCTCGAGATACTCCAGGTACTCATCCGATTTCGTCCCGGGGGTGTCCCCCGTCCAGACTCGGGCGATCATCGAAGACCTCCTTGCCGCCTCAGGGCGGCTCTCCGGCCCACCGACCGGTCCGGTGGCTCCAGGCCTTTAGGACGGAGCAGAGGCCGGACGAGTTGCGGGTCCCCGGCGCGGTGTAGGATGTCTCGAACGCTGGGCACGGCGGAGGCGCGGATGATGGACCGGGAGATCGAAATGCTCGGCCGTTTCTGGACCGCCGCCCTGCTCATCTCACTGCTCGGTCAAGGGTGCGCTCCGGGCCGTGTCGCCAGCGGGCCACCGGCCGCGTCCGATGCCGCGCGGCCGGCCTCCACCCCCGCTCCCTCCCCGAGCCCCAGCCCGTCCCCGTCCCCCACGCCGGAACGGATCGATTTCGCGAAGCAGATCCTGCCGATGCTGGAGGAGAAATGTTCTCCGTGCCACTTCCCGGGCGGGAGGATGTACGAGCGGCTTCCGTTCGATCGCCAGGAGACGATCCGGACGCTCGGAAAGGCCACGTTGACGCGGCTGCGGGACCCGGTGGACCAGGAGCTGATGCGCACCTTCCTCGAGCAGCGGACGGAGGAGCCGGGCGCGCATCCCGCCCCCTGAGGGGTGTCTGGATCGAACGACTCCGGGATACCTACTGGAGGTCCTGGATGTCCAGGACGACGGAGTGGGCCGGGTAGCTGAACCAGGCTTCCACCAGGCGCCCGTCCTTGTGAAAAGTCATGCGGTGCGGGGCGAGGATCTCGACCGTCCAGCCGTCCGACCTGCTCTGCTCGCGCAGGTCGCACACGGCGTTGCTCGCTTCCCCGGTGAAACGGAAGCGGACCGTCAGGTTGCCGCTCCTCGCCCCTCCGGAATTGCTCTCCAGCCGGAAGGACCGCGGGATCGGGAAGTCCCTGGGGAAACGGGGATGCAGCTTCACGCTGGAGGAGAAGTGACCGGGATCAAGCAGCGCGTGGGTGGCGCTCCTGGATCCCCTGGTCAGAGCCTTGTCCGGTTCGACCTGCGCGACGCCGGCCTGCAGGGGGGCGTTCCCCGGCCGCGCCGAGGCGTTTGCCGGGGAGCCGATGTACACCATGCAGGCGGCGCACCCGAGGATGCCGGTGGCGGTGGCCCACAGCCAGCGTTTGTGCTCGCAGGCCCAGAGCGTCAGTGCGAGCGCAACGAGGACTAGAGGGAGCAGGGCCGGATAGGCCAGCGCTCCTTGCTCGACGACCGCCAGGAACTCCATCGTGAGCCTCCGCCCACCCCCGTAATTGCCAACCCCTTGAGCGGTGACGGGCCCTACGATTTGAAAATCTAGAGTCCGTGCACGCCAGCGGCAACCCGGGTGACGGATTCTTGACGCTAACTGGGTGATTTTCGGACAGATCGGCTGCCCGAATCATCGGAGCTCAGTCGAGAGCGGACGCAGCCGGGCCGTGAAGTGTCTCAGGATAGGAGCCTGCCATTCGATCTCGAGACCCCGGATCGTGTCGCGCATGCGGTGGACCTCGACGATCGCCTCCACGACATAGTCGATGTGGCTCTGGGTGTACACCCGTCTCGGGATGGCCAGCCGGACGAGCTCCATGCGCGGGGTGGCCGGGGCCCCGCCCGACATCGCAACGCTCTTCCCGAACATCAACGAACCGATCTCGACGCCCCGTATGCCGGCCTCAAGGTAGAGCTCGCACGCCAGGGCCTGTGCCGGCAGGTGAGCCGGGTCGATATGAGGGACGAACCGCAGGGCGTCGAGGTATACGGCATGCCCTCCCACCGGACGGAGGATCGGCACGCCTGCCTCCGTCAGGTGGGCACCGAGATACGCCGTCGAGACGAAGCGGTAATTGAGGTAGTCCTCCTCCAGGACCTCGATCAGTCCCTGGGCCATGGCCTCGAGATCGCGCCCCGCCAGCCCGCCGTAGGTGGGGAACCCCTCGGTGAGGATCAGGAGGTTCCTGGCCCTGGAGGCGAGGTCATCGTCGTTCAGGGCGAGGAACCCGCCGATGTTCACCAGCCCGTCCTTCTTGGCGCTCATCGTGCAACCGTCGGCCAGCGAGTACATTTCGCGCGCGATGTCGCGCACGGGCCGGCCCGCTTGCCCCGGCTCGCGCAGCTTGATGAAGTAGGCGTTCTCCGCGAACCGGCAGGCGTCGAGGAACAGGGGGACTCCGTGACGTCTCGTGATGTCCCGCGTCTTCCTGATGTTCTCGAGCGACACCGGCTGGCCGCCACCCGCGTTGTTGGTCACGGTGAGAAGGACCAGCGGCACACGCGCGGCACCGTGGGTGCTGAGGCAGCTCTCCAGGGCCGCGAGATCGATGTTCCCCTTGAACGGGTGCTCGGACTGGGGGTCCCGCCCTTCCGGGATCAGGAGGTCGAGGGCCTCGGCCCCGGTATACTCGACGTTGGCGCGCGTGGTGTCGAAGTGCGAGTTCGCCGGGACGATCTTCCCGTGGCCGCCGACGATGCCGAACAGGATCTTCTCGGCCGCCCTGCCCTGGTGGACCGGGATGATGTGCCGGAACCCGGTGAGGTCCTTCGCGACCTTCTCGAAGCGGTAGAACGATCGGCTGCCGGCATACGACTCGTCCCCCGCCATGATGGCCGACCATTGCTCCGCCGACATCGCCGCCGTGCCGCTGTCGGTGAGCAGGTCGATGGTCACATCCGCGGCGCGCACCTGGAACAGGTTGTAGTGCGCCTCGCGGAGGACTCTTTCGCGGTAGGCGCGGTTGGTGATCTTGATCGGCTCGACCACCTTGATGCGAAAGGGCTCGATGATCGTCTTCATGAGGGACCTCTCCGGAAGCGCGTTTATGCTGTTTCGCTATTCGGTACCGGCTGGAGCTTGAGTTTCGTTTTGTGGTTTGGTACCATCCGACCGCTCGGTTACCTTTCGCAGTCCGAGGGCGTCATGGCTCGCGCCAGGAAACGCCGAAAGCTGCCGACCTTGATCGATCGGGGAATGGGCCTGCTCGAAGTGATCCTGCCGCACGGCAGCCACGACGGGACTGTCTCGACCCTGCCGCCAGGCCAACGGGACACCGGCGGCTTCTGGTTCCCCGAAGGGTACACAGACCCCGGTGACATCTTCACACCGGCGCAGAGAAAACTCCAGGCCAAACAGCGTCAGGTGCAGCGGCACAGACTCAAGGATCGGCCGATCCCGCCTCCCATCGTGTCGGGGTCTATGGGAACGGCGGCCGGCACGACGCCCTCGCTGCAGCACGCCCCTCCCGACGCGTGCGCTGAGGGGTTGGGGGACAGGACTCTTCCGCTCCCTGCCCTCTCTCTCGAGGCCCCCGAGATGTGCCTGGACCACACCCGACAGGCCGCTGCCGTGGTGCGATCGACGCTCCCGGCGGCGCCGCAGGCGCGCGCGCTGGCTCCGGGCCCCGTCGTTGACTCTCGTGAGGGTTCCGATTAACATCGGCGCCCATGCCAGCCGAACAGACGATCGCGCCCGGCCGGCTGTACATCGGCGGCCAGTGGGTGGATGCTCTCGCCTCCGGCACCTTTCCGACGGTCAATCCAGCCACTGAAGAGCCGCTGACGCTGGTCGCCGAGGGGCGTGCCGAGGACATCGATCGGGCCGTTCGCGCCGCTCGCCAGGCGTTCGAGACCGGCCCGTGGGCCAGGATGTCCGGCTCCGACCGGGGCCGCATCCTCTGGAAAATCGGCGATCTTCTGGAGGCACGCGTCGCCGAGATCGCCGGGATCGAAACCCGCGATTCCGGCAAGACGATCACCGAGTCCTCGCGTGTGGACATCCCCATGGCCGCCGACTGCTTCCGCTATTTCGCCGGCTGGGCGTCCAAGATCGAAGGCGGGACGATCCCGGTCCGGGCGCCCTGCTTCAATTACACGGTGCGCGAGCCCCTGGGTGTCGTGGGCCAGATCATCCCCTGGAACTTCCCGATTCTACTGGCCGCCTGGAAGGTCGCGCCGGCCCTGGCCGCGGGGAACACCATCGT includes the following:
- a CDS encoding tryptophanase; translation: MKTIIEPFRIKVVEPIKITNRAYRERVLREAHYNLFQVRAADVTIDLLTDSGTAAMSAEQWSAIMAGDESYAGSRSFYRFEKVAKDLTGFRHIIPVHQGRAAEKILFGIVGGHGKIVPANSHFDTTRANVEYTGAEALDLLIPEGRDPQSEHPFKGNIDLAALESCLSTHGAARVPLVLLTVTNNAGGGQPVSLENIRKTRDITRRHGVPLFLDACRFAENAYFIKLREPGQAGRPVRDIAREMYSLADGCTMSAKKDGLVNIGGFLALNDDDLASRARNLLILTEGFPTYGGLAGRDLEAMAQGLIEVLEEDYLNYRFVSTAYLGAHLTEAGVPILRPVGGHAVYLDALRFVPHIDPAHLPAQALACELYLEAGIRGVEIGSLMFGKSVAMSGGAPATPRMELVRLAIPRRVYTQSHIDYVVEAIVEVHRMRDTIRGLEIEWQAPILRHFTARLRPLSTELR
- a CDS encoding antibiotic biosynthesis monooxygenase; translation: MIARVWTGDTPGTKSDEYLEYLEKTGVKECRATPGNRGVYVLRRVADGRAGFLFISLWESLDAIRAFAGADIDKAVYFPEDRDFLLEMDPHVRHYEVAVAETTGRDDPAC
- a CDS encoding metallophosphoesterase family protein, whose protein sequence is MRAGLGPSRGGHSIGVISDTHGLVRPEAIEALRGSELIVHAGDIGAPEVLDALRALAPVVAVRGNNDTDEWGRTLGETEVVEVGDVHLYVLHDLHGLDVDPVAAGFRAVISGHSHRPLAEERRGVLYLNPGSAGPRRFNLPIAVARLRVSGSSLSAEIIELPTRRIPG
- a CDS encoding O-methyltransferase; its protein translation is MDIVNPAIEEYLRRILPPSEEVLVEMERLADRRRFPIVGPLVGRLLFVLARSIGARDIFECGSGFGYSAYWFARALPDGGRVVLTEGSAENCASARGFLGRAGLMGKVVIEKGDALEVLPRYPGPFDIIFCDIDKRDYPRVHPLMKPRLRPGGLFVCDNMLWSGRVASSEHQDDNTLGVRELTRLLYADAELETTLLPLRDGVSVSLRV
- a CDS encoding NAD(+) synthase codes for the protein MASTERSFFDLYAQNFARLTVAIPRVALADPAANAREIARLYAEAADDGAALVLFPELALSGYSLDDLHQQEALLRGVLDGVHALLEATRKRPAVLVAGAPLRLEGRLFNCAVVLAGGRILGIVPKTYIPNYREFYEKRQFASSRDALAREVECCEQSAPLGADLLFRCAENPDLTLHVEICEDVWAPIPPSTYAALRGATVLVNLSASNITVGKTAYRHVLAASQSGRCIAAYLYAAAGQGESSTDLAWDGHGMIYENGDLLAESERFLARSQRITADVDLDRLVQERMRFTSFGDCATAHARALDGLRLVPFSFTPPAATFHLRRRIERHPFVPADPDRRDERCYEACNIQVSALEQRLRATGIKKVVIGASGGLDSTQALIVAARVMDRLDLPRTNVLAYVLPGYATSERTQQNALRLLEALGVTGQTIDIRPSCDQMLRDIGHPFAEGKKVYDVTFENVQAGERTSHLFRLANRHEALVVGTGDLSELALGYCTYGVGDQMAHYDVNASVPKTLIRHLIQWAADRNEVGDAASAVLRDVLTTAISPELVPGHDNTSPAQSTEKTIGPYELHDFSLYYLTRRGYRPAKVAFLLACAFGRDVPGGPADGRYPTDEIGRWLGVFLDRFFRQSQFKRSALPNGPKVGSGGSLSPRSDWRAPSDSAAAPWLSDLEGAIAWMTRSLPARRTPGPKTAGATRKSAASSRRGGRRAGRRR
- a CDS encoding VOC family protein yields the protein MIDHAVVRVRDLKRSARFYEAALQSLGYRRLKEFPGFVGLGAGDKTDLWIGQDDAVTRGVHLAFASRDRKAVDAFHAAALKAGGKDNGAPGPRAHYHPHYYGAFVLDPDGNNIEAVCHDPKG